Proteins from a single region of Gorilla gorilla gorilla isolate KB3781 chromosome 16, NHGRI_mGorGor1-v2.1_pri, whole genome shotgun sequence:
- the FURIN gene encoding furin, which produces MELRPWLLWVVAATGTLVLLAADAQGQKVFTNTWAVRIPGGPAVANSVAQKHGFLNLGQIFGDYYHFWHRGVTKRSLSPHRPRHSRLQREPQVQWLEQQVAKRRTKRDVYQEPTDPKFPQQWYLSGVTQRDLNVKAAWAQGYTGHGIVVSILDDGIEKNHPDLAGNYDPGASFDVNDQDPDPQPRYTQMNDNRHGTRCAGEVAAVANNGVCGVGVAYNARIGGVRMLDGEVTDAVEARSLGLNPNHIHIYSASWGPEDDGKTVDGPARLAEEAFFRGVSQGRGGLGSIFVWASGNGGREHDSCNCDGYTNSIYTLSISSATQFGNVPWYSEACSSTLATTYSSGNQNEKQIVTTDLRQKCTESHTGTSASAPLAAGIIALTLEANKNLTWRDMQHLVVQTSKPAHLNANDWATNGVGRKVSHSYGYGLLDAGAMVALAQNWTTVAPQRKCIIDILTEPKDIGKRLEVRKTVTACLGEPNHITRLEHAQARLTLSYNRRGDLAIHLVSPMGTRSTLLAARPHDYSADGFNDWAFMTTHSWDEDPSGEWVLEIENTSEANNYGTLTKFTLVLYGTAPEGLPVPPESSGCKTLTSSQACVVCEEGFSLHQKSCVQHCPPGFAPQVLDTHYSTENDVETIRASVCAPCHASCATCQGPAPTDCLSCPSHASLDPVEQTCSRQSQSSRESPPQQQPPRLPPEVEAGQRLRAGLLPSHLPEVVAGLSCAFIVLVFVTVFLVLQLRSGFSFRGVKVYTMDRGLISYKGLPPEAWQEECPSDSEEDEGRGERTAFIKDQSAL; this is translated from the exons ATGGAGCTGAGGCCCTGGTTGCTATGGGTGGTAGCAGCAACAGGAACCTTGGTCCTGCTAGCAGCTGATGCTCAGGGCCAGAAGGTCTTCACCAACACGTGGGCTGTGCGCATCCCTGGAGGCCCAGCGGTGGCCAACAGTGTGGCACAGAAGCATGGGTTCCTCAACCTGGGCCAG ATCTTCGGGGACTATTACCACTTCTGGCATCGAGGAGTGACGAAGCGGTCCCTGTCGCCTCACCGCCCGCGGCACAGCCGGCTGCAGAGGGAGCCTCAA GTACAGTGGCTGGAACAGCAGGTGGCAAAGCGACGGACTAAACGGGACGTGTACCAGGAGCCCACAGACCCCAAGTTTCCTCAGCAGTGGTACCTG TCTGGTGTCACTCAGCGGGACCTGAATGTGAAGGCGGCCTGGGCGCAGGGCTACACAGGGCACGGCATTGTGGTCTCCATTCTGGACGATGGCATCGAGAAGAACCACCCGGACTTGGCAGGCAATTAT GATCCCGGGGCCAGTTTTGATGTCAATGACCAGGACCCTGACCCCCAGCCTCGGTACACACAGATGAATGACAACAG GCATGGCACACGGTGTGCGGGGGAAGTGGCTGCGGTGGCCAACAACGGTGTCTGTGGTGTAGGTGTGGCCTACAACGCCCGCATTGGAG GGGTGCGCATGCTGGATGGCGAGGTGACAGATGCAGTGGAGGCACGCTCGCTGGGCCTGAACCCCAACCACATCCACATCTACAGTGCCAGCTGGGGCCCCGAGGATGACGGCAAGACAGTGGATGGGCCAGCCCGCCTCGCCGAGGAGGCCTTCTTCCGTGGggttagccag GGCCGAGGGGGGCTGGGCTCCATCTTTGTCTGGGCCTCGGGGAACGGGGGCCGGGAACATGACAGCTGCAACTGCGACGGCTACACCAACAGTATCTACACGCTGTCCATCAGCAGCGCCACGCAGTTTGGCAACGTGCCATGGTACAGCGAGGCCTGCTCGTCCACACTGGCCACGACCTACAGCAGTGGCAACCAGAATGAGAAGCAGATC GTGACGACTGACTTGCGGCAGAAGTGCACGGAGTCTCACACGGGCACCTCAGCCTCTGCCCCCTTAGCAGCCGGCATCATTGCTCTCACCCTGGAGGCCAA TAAGAACCTCACATGGCGGGACATGCAACACCTGGTGGTACAGACCTCGAAGCCAGCCCACCTCAACGCCAACGACTGGGCCACCAATGGTGTGGGCCGGAAAG TGAGCCACTCATATGGCTACGGGCTTTTGGACGCAGGCGCCATGGTGGCCCTGGCCCAGAATTGGACCACAGTGGCCCCCCAGCGGAAGTGCATCATCGACATCCTCACCGAGCCCAA AGACATCGGGAAACGGCTCGAGGTGCGGAAGACCGTGACCGCGTGCCTGGGCGAGCCCAACCACATCACTCGGCTGGAGCACGCTCAGGCGCGGCTCACCCTGTCCTATAATCGCCGTGGCGACCTGGCCATCCACCTGGTCAGCCCCATGGGCACCCGCTCCACCCTGCTGGCAGCCAG GCCGCATGACTACTCCGCAGATGGGTTTAATGACTGGGCCTTCATGACAACTCATTCCTGGGATGAGGATCCCTCTGGCGAGTGGGTCCTAGAGATTGAAAACACCAGCGAAGCCAACAACTATG GGACGCTGACCAAGTTCACCCTCGTACTCTATGGCACCGCCCCTGAGGGGCTGCCCGTACCTCCAGAAAGCAGTGGCTGCAAGACCCTCACTTCCAGTCAGGCCTGTGTGG TGTGCGAGGAAGGCTTCTCCCTGCACCAGAAGAGCTGTGTCCAGCACTGCCCTCCAGGCTTCGCCCCCCAAGTCCTCGATACGCACTATAGCACCGAGAATGACGTGGAGACCATCCGGGCCAGCGTCTGTGCCCCCTGCCACGCCTCATGTGCCACATGCCAGGGGCCGGCCCCGACAGACTGCCTCAGCTGCCCCAGCCACGCTTCCTTGGACCCTGTGGAGCAGACTTGCTCCCGGCAAAGCCAGAGCAGCCGAGAGTCCCCGCCACAGCAGCAGCCACCCCGGCTGCccccggaggtggaggcgggGCAACGGCTGCGGGCAGGGCTGCTGCCCTCACACCTGCCTGAGGTGGTGGCCGGCCTCAGCTGCGCCTTCATCGTGCTGGTCTTCGTCACTGTCTTCCTGGTCCTGCAGCTGCGCTCTGGCTTTAGTTTCCGGGGGGTGAAGGTGTACACCATGGACCGTGGCCTCATCTCCTACAAGGGGCTGCCCCCTGAAGCCTGGCAGGAGGAGTGCCCGTCCGACTCAGAAGAGGACGAGGGCCGGGGCGAGAGGACTGCCTTTATCAAAGACCAGAGCGCCCTCTGA